GCTATTAACTTTGATCATTACAGTATTATTGATTCGGAATTAAATCGAATTGAAACGATAGCTAGCGAATTACTCTCTTTAGGAAAACCTTTATCTAAAGATGTTAAAAAACAAGATGTTGGGAAGTTTTTAAAAGATGTATGTACTTTATTACAATCACAAGCAATTATGAAAAAAATCGAAATCATTTGCGATGATATCGAAGATGGTTGTTATGTGTTTTGTAATGAAGGACAAATGAAACAAGTATTTATCAATATTATAAAAAATGCGATAGAAGCAATGGATAATGGCGGAGCAATTCTTGCTAAAGCAAAATGTAGTGAAGAGGAAGTAATTGTTGAAATATCAGATGAAGGAAAAGGCATGCCGAAAGAACTTGTTGAAAAATTAGGTCAACCTTTTCATACAACGAAAGAAACAGGCACTGGTCTTGGGTTGATGGTTTGTTTTAATATTATAGAGCAACACAATGGAGACATTTCGGTAAGTTCAGTACAAGGAAAAGAGACATGCTTTACGATTTCATTTCCTCGAGATAATGATTAATAAAAAAAGAGAGGATGACTCATAAGTTCCTGGCTCTTTCCTTCGTTTGCAAGATACTGGTCATAACTATCTAGTTCAACCGGTATCTGGTAATGGAGGCGCCTGACACTTTGCTTTTGAGTCATCCTGTTTTTGTTATTTCGGCTTTCTAGAAATTTCTTCAGTCACAACAAAAGCTAAATCATCGTTGCCAAATAAAGATAAAACACCAAGGAGCGTTTCGTTAGGAATATCACCAGCTTCTTCTTTTGAAACAGTTAAATTGATTGCTTGCTCTAAAGCGTCGTTCTTTTTTTGGTTTGGATATGCCTTTTTATAGACTTCTTTTGGATCGAGGTCATTGTTCACACACCACTGAGCAAAAACTAGGACCATCATATGTTCGTCTTGCTGATAATTTTCAATAATTTGTTGTTCTATTTCTTTCCTTTGCATACTTTCAATTTCCCCTTTCTCACATGAATCTTATAACGGATTCCATCGGATGAAAAGGGTTATTTTATTTTTGTACTGAAATTCAGTGGAATTTTTTAAACCGTTAATACAAGGAATCAATTTCATCATTCAAAATAAGATGGGAAATTCCGAATAATGAGCGTGAACTTCACTTCAGACGGACGCTTTCCCGAGGGCTTGTCTTCAGCTAACTTAGGCTCGACAACTCTTCGCCTAAGTGGATCTTCAGACTGCGCTGAGCCTCCGGGAGTCGCCGTCTTTAGTTACGTTCACTTCTAAACAAAACTTGGCTTTTCGTTAAAGAGATTCTTAGTACTCTTCACCTGCGACGAGTAATCGCAGGAGCACTTATATTATCGACCATAAATTTATAAATTCTGATAGTACAAATAAAACGTACATCTAATGAAAAAAATATGATATCATTCGTTTCATTGTGCAAAAAAAGTAGTTATGAAATTGATTCACAAGAAATAAAGAGGTGAGTTTTTTTATGAAAATTAGAGATAGGAACATAACGATCGGAAAATTTCAAACTGGAGAAAATAACTGTATAACAGATGTTCAAGACGTATCAGTCGGGCATGTTACACTTGATTATCCTATCGGAGACGAAGAGAAAGAATATGCTTGCACAGGTGTAACGGCTATATTACCCCACTCAGGCAATTTTTTTAAAGAAAAAGTTCCTGCAGCAAGTTATGTTATTAACGGATTTGGAAAAACAACTGGACTTGTACAGGTAAATGAACTTGGTCATTTAGAGTCCCCGATTATGTTAACAAATACATTTAGTGTTCCAGCTGTAACGGAAGGTACATTAAAATATATGTTGGAAGATAATAAAGATATCGGTGAATCGACTGGGACCATAAATATCGTCGTAGGAGAATGTAATGATAGCTACTTAAATTCGATCCGTCAAATGCAACTGAAACCTGCACATGCACTTGAAGCGATTGAAAAAGCATCAAATGATCCTGCTTTAGAAGGTGCGATTGGTGCTGGAAAAGGAATGGTCTGTTTTGGATATAAAGGGGGAATAGGTACATCTTCAAGAAAAGTAGAAAATGGTGATGTAGAGTATACAATTGGCACACTTGTTTTATCGAATTTCGGAAAAAAAGAAGATTTTTCCTATCATTTCCTTAAAGAGGATGAAGGTGAAATTAATGAAACGTCTGATGGATCAATTATGATCGTCGTAGCAACAGACGCACCACTTAGTGATCGTCAATTATTAAGAATCTCAAAACGTTGCTCTGTTGGCTTAGCAAGAACAGGGAGTCACTATAGTCATGGAAGTGGAGACATTGTCATTGCCTTTTCTACATTAAATAAAACGTTACATAATAGTGAGGGTACTTATGAAGAGACCATTCAATTAAGAGAAGATAAGTCTATTATGAATGACCTGTTTGCAGCAGTTGCAGAAGCAACAGAAGAGGCTATACTAAATTCGTTATCGCAAGCAGAAACAACAACAGGTAAACACGGTCGTATTGTGCGATCGTTTCCTTTTAAAAAGTAGCATATAAAATACAAACAACAGAGCTATTACTTCATAACTAAATTTACCAACTATATTTTATTCCATTTTAAGAAGACTAAACAATGAATAAAATATAGGAGGATATTATCGATGAAAATGTTATATCGTCTACTTTGTATAAGTCTCATTCTTATTGCGATTGGAGGGTGTAATGGTCAGGAAGATAATGCACTTGATTTTAGAAACTATTCAGAGCCATATCCAGAAGGTGGACACATGCAGGGTGAATATGGACCGATGGATAACATATCAAGTGAAAGTACCAATATCCCAAGTTCTGAATTCCCTCATACAAAGGCAGTTCAAGTACAACAAGCGAAATATGAATTTGATGTAGACCCAGATCAACTTCATCCAGATGATTTGTATGATTTAGTGGAAGATGAATTGAACACACAATTAGATCGTTGGCAAGAGGGACAACCAGGTCAACGACAGCAACCTGAGCAGAGGCAGCCAGGTACAGCACCTGCACCTGACCAACAACAGCCTGACCAACAACAGCCTGACCAACAACAGCCTGACCAACAACCAGCTCAGCCAGAACCGGAGGAGGCTGAACCTGTTGCACCTGAACAAGAACAAGATGAGGAGCCGCAACAAGAAGAGGAACAAGAAGCTGACCCTGGACACGGACTTAACGAATCTGAACGTAGAGTGATTGAACTTACAAATGCTGAACGAAGAAATCACAACTTACCTGAATTAGAAACTCATAACCAACTTAGTAACGTTGCAAGGGTTAAATCCGAAGATATGCAAGAAGACAACTATTTCTCTCATACAAGTCCAACATACGGCTCTCC
The Bacillus shivajii DNA segment above includes these coding regions:
- a CDS encoding P1 family peptidase is translated as MKIRDRNITIGKFQTGENNCITDVQDVSVGHVTLDYPIGDEEKEYACTGVTAILPHSGNFFKEKVPAASYVINGFGKTTGLVQVNELGHLESPIMLTNTFSVPAVTEGTLKYMLEDNKDIGESTGTINIVVGECNDSYLNSIRQMQLKPAHALEAIEKASNDPALEGAIGAGKGMVCFGYKGGIGTSSRKVENGDVEYTIGTLVLSNFGKKEDFSYHFLKEDEGEINETSDGSIMIVVATDAPLSDRQLLRISKRCSVGLARTGSHYSHGSGDIVIAFSTLNKTLHNSEGTYEETIQLREDKSIMNDLFAAVAEATEEAILNSLSQAETTTGKHGRIVRSFPFKK
- a CDS encoding CAP domain-containing protein, with product MKMLYRLLCISLILIAIGGCNGQEDNALDFRNYSEPYPEGGHMQGEYGPMDNISSESTNIPSSEFPHTKAVQVQQAKYEFDVDPDQLHPDDLYDLVEDELNTQLDRWQEGQPGQRQQPEQRQPGTAPAPDQQQPDQQQPDQQQPDQQPAQPEPEEAEPVAPEQEQDEEPQQEEEQEADPGHGLNESERRVIELTNAERRNHNLPELETHNQLSNVARVKSEDMQEDNYFSHTSPTYGSPFDMIRDFDVDYSAAAENIAQGQQSPEQVVESWMNSEGHRQNILNGDFTHIGVGYEENGNYWTQMFISE